A region from the Candidatus Zixiibacteriota bacterium genome encodes:
- a CDS encoding cohesin domain-containing protein codes for MMTMTKKLFFLGFLVCLFTAGQVFATARHVVGPGAGFGEYETIQAALDDCINGDTVHIHVGVYQETCTVTDNDLLILGDGSVELIAPTYQVGTAFNLTGTDGVIMTDMTIMSYATGLGGSGVTNLSVSDVILDDNLGGVSMNVADGMFDNVVASNGTWGFWIYSTGSLNADRNTLNVCQSFGHTGNGVALDNNAGASAMDMCAVNLCDIHDNGSDGIRIAGQTTNASLTDNTLATNGDDGIDATDGTSTGLTCTGNDISGSGDDGIIVAGDGAVSGNVINGGASGIVIGPSVASIAVSGNDIDGAVGNGITVAGMVIGAISGNDVQGCAVGINVVFAYPMTGHYLRIHTNCLNNNGVSAMDVNPFASPWDVLWESVSNVGNFYSDNVASLSVFPIPGGANMGRYAIMATNTPTPDNDDLALGETMVVDFVYDAGDCDPFMALKAADFVISYDDALLDVVLIEAGDYLPGEVAFVYDNSTAGTIAIDIGSGDSEAQTASGTLVTVTFEAKGDAVGAGSITVASSYKDMNNDPIPAMSPAMAFSVSDQVSPWFVSTALSGSPTGDDVYSNAFDMTLDFELGDDYCLLGLYYKIDGLGGWIPIVYPGGAGVLTYTGSHLFDISALVPTTGDHTLNLLLYDCTAWGTNHVLLDLAFSVDNTAPATPAFDLTSQDCAEAGWTHVVGVTIDVTTDYSADPTDQGEVQWAYSSDLRLIQPFVASFNVDLDNTTYPGDIVHTLYVQVTDVYGNKSGWGSNSIEYNTSAPDNSLYSFNVPTRSRFTTVNGYVENWGNYGATMYAYSINDGGASLTCDDADWQACYWPIGNAFPFSVYLGDDPLDDGDYEVSFAVQDDAGNVSIVESDVITLDRTVPVIENFVIYDPDGSECSNNWNHKYDLGVSGTPNRFKMGDVSGAGTYSVLGTPDSVGTDGFTYYSGMYLYTSGGSPGDVISVFASVKDNVGNVSDEAEATSMMMWGTTSVGTLAINSGDVWTNDLTANLALTGATSNITHIRMGMSGSSAAMVLTGEPWIEYVPGTHTFDMTGANECNWNYIHLEGKNCSDMVTSVQAWDRIAVDTEAPVIDLVEIRGGAAKTRYLNNPITLTLTENCYSGVPYQIKISEDGTFGDPAKGDIAYQSYTGAETHTFDVGDGLRKVYVMINDRAGGEDLDSATIILDREKPTGVLEIVGDPACGAAAGYTCSQTGNTLEVTAISGDAVWVRFRNCAPSMETSWIAITPPTIFYNPWTLHSAGEGTKCVEMQLKDDAGNKSAWISDDIILDTTPPLWSSMGSPSFTAVPSEGDGSKNGWPASVDLSWSEHTNAQMYGVNWQRTNDYPQYDDVLPTHPPTITSDFVGAHDIAGLEHTFVAEDMVPDIYYFSLFIRDDAGNWSTDYLTTEGQNYFGADFNVDGEIEFSEFLTMANAFYALEAKTGVWNDTCDIGPTTTGDYNGYTTVDGKIDFDDFLIFLFSFDAMAAEKSIGRNPVIAKPAIGDVTISAEIPQEFKAGDDVYATIRVNESASVKALSLTMTYDTDLLEAVSIETGEMFDNDRAVLVNQINGSTVNIDGAIFGQDNQFESSEIAVIKFRALQDGSFEFSEPEMDLRDFNNNHIDVAFSSVYSSGALPEVFSISQNYPNPFNPTTTIDFALAHSTEWRVEIFNIVGQSVMTFSGNDGPGMVNITWDGSDHNGEKVASGIYFYRASANNNGYVKTQKMVLMK; via the coding sequence ATGATGACAATGACAAAGAAACTATTTTTTTTAGGTTTTCTGGTATGCCTTTTCACCGCCGGTCAGGTCTTCGCGACAGCGCGTCACGTTGTCGGACCGGGCGCCGGATTTGGCGAATACGAGACAATCCAGGCCGCTCTTGATGACTGTATCAACGGTGATACCGTTCATATTCATGTCGGTGTGTATCAGGAAACCTGCACCGTAACCGATAACGATCTCCTAATCCTCGGTGATGGCAGTGTCGAATTAATTGCACCGACCTATCAAGTCGGTACTGCTTTTAATCTTACCGGCACCGATGGAGTCATAATGACAGATATGACAATAATGAGCTATGCCACTGGTTTAGGTGGATCCGGGGTAACCAATTTGTCCGTATCCGACGTGATCTTGGATGATAACCTCGGCGGCGTCTCAATGAACGTGGCCGATGGAATGTTCGACAATGTCGTCGCGTCCAACGGCACCTGGGGATTCTGGATTTACTCCACCGGTTCGCTAAACGCTGACAGAAATACTCTGAATGTATGTCAGTCATTCGGTCATACCGGAAATGGTGTTGCACTTGATAATAATGCCGGCGCCTCTGCCATGGATATGTGCGCTGTTAATTTATGCGATATTCATGACAACGGCAGTGATGGTATTAGGATTGCCGGGCAAACCACTAACGCGTCATTGACTGATAATACCCTGGCCACTAACGGCGATGATGGTATTGATGCTACTGACGGGACTTCAACTGGTTTGACCTGTACAGGCAACGATATCTCAGGCAGCGGCGACGATGGAATCATTGTCGCTGGTGATGGTGCTGTGTCGGGCAACGTTATAAATGGAGGCGCTAGTGGTATTGTAATTGGTCCTTCAGTTGCTTCCATAGCAGTTTCCGGAAATGACATTGATGGAGCTGTCGGCAATGGTATTACCGTTGCTGGTATGGTAATCGGTGCAATTTCCGGTAATGACGTTCAAGGTTGTGCGGTTGGTATTAATGTTGTTTTCGCATACCCCATGACAGGACATTATTTACGGATTCACACCAACTGCCTGAATAACAATGGCGTATCCGCAATGGATGTTAATCCATTTGCCTCGCCGTGGGACGTGCTATGGGAGTCTGTCAGCAACGTGGGCAACTTTTATTCGGATAATGTCGCCAGCTTGTCGGTGTTCCCGATTCCGGGCGGCGCCAACATGGGTCGTTACGCCATAATGGCGACCAATACTCCGACTCCGGATAATGATGATCTGGCTCTGGGTGAAACCATGGTTGTGGATTTTGTCTATGATGCTGGTGATTGCGATCCGTTCATGGCTCTTAAGGCGGCTGATTTTGTCATTAGCTATGATGACGCCCTTTTGGATGTTGTCTTAATCGAAGCCGGTGACTATTTACCGGGTGAAGTCGCTTTTGTTTATGACAATTCAACAGCAGGCACAATCGCTATCGATATCGGTAGTGGTGATTCCGAGGCCCAAACGGCCTCAGGAACTTTGGTTACTGTTACGTTTGAAGCCAAGGGTGACGCCGTCGGTGCGGGAAGCATAACTGTTGCTTCATCCTATAAGGATATGAACAACGATCCGATCCCGGCCATGTCACCGGCGATGGCGTTTTCGGTCTCCGATCAGGTTTCTCCGTGGTTTGTCAGCACCGCTCTCAGCGGTTCGCCGACCGGGGACGATGTCTATTCGAACGCTTTTGACATGACTCTCGATTTTGAACTGGGTGATGACTATTGCCTGTTGGGTCTCTATTATAAGATAGACGGTTTAGGCGGATGGATTCCTATAGTCTATCCGGGTGGAGCCGGCGTCTTAACCTATACCGGTTCACACCTCTTTGATATCAGCGCTCTCGTTCCGACCACTGGCGATCATACTTTGAATCTGCTTCTTTATGATTGCACCGCTTGGGGCACGAACCACGTTCTTCTTGACCTTGCTTTCTCGGTTGACAATACCGCTCCGGCGACTCCGGCGTTTGATCTTACTTCGCAGGATTGCGCCGAAGCTGGTTGGACGCACGTTGTTGGCGTAACTATCGATGTTACGACCGATTACAGCGCCGACCCGACCGATCAGGGCGAAGTACAGTGGGCATATAGTAGTGATTTGCGTCTGATTCAGCCGTTTGTGGCCTCATTTAACGTCGATCTGGACAACACCACCTATCCGGGTGATATTGTTCATACACTTTATGTCCAGGTGACGGACGTTTATGGCAACAAGAGTGGCTGGGGCAGCAACAGTATTGAATACAATACCAGCGCCCCCGATAATTCGCTGTACTCCTTTAATGTCCCTACTCGGTCAAGATTTACTACGGTAAATGGATATGTCGAAAATTGGGGCAACTACGGCGCTACTATGTATGCCTATTCGATTAACGACGGCGGAGCCAGCTTGACATGCGACGACGCAGATTGGCAGGCTTGCTACTGGCCGATTGGAAATGCATTCCCATTCTCAGTCTATTTGGGAGACGATCCGCTTGACGACGGCGATTACGAAGTCTCATTTGCCGTTCAGGACGACGCCGGTAATGTATCCATAGTTGAATCGGATGTCATTACTCTTGATCGCACTGTTCCGGTTATTGAGAACTTTGTAATTTACGATCCGGATGGAAGCGAATGCTCCAACAACTGGAATCATAAATATGATCTCGGAGTTTCGGGCACGCCTAATCGCTTTAAAATGGGCGATGTCTCCGGAGCCGGTACCTATTCTGTGTTAGGTACGCCTGACTCAGTTGGCACCGACGGATTCACATACTATTCCGGAATGTATCTCTACACCAGCGGCGGTTCGCCGGGTGATGTTATTAGCGTCTTTGCCAGCGTTAAAGACAATGTTGGTAACGTTAGTGATGAAGCCGAAGCGACCAGCATGATGATGTGGGGTACAACCAGTGTCGGTACTCTGGCGATTAATAGCGGCGATGTCTGGACTAATGATTTAACCGCTAATCTCGCTCTGACCGGCGCTACCAGCAACATTACTCATATTCGTATGGGTATGTCCGGTAGCTCGGCCGCAATGGTTCTAACTGGCGAGCCGTGGATTGAGTATGTTCCGGGCACTCATACATTTGATATGACCGGAGCGAATGAATGCAACTGGAATTATATCCATCTCGAGGGCAAGAACTGCTCCGATATGGTTACCTCTGTCCAGGCTTGGGACAGAATAGCAGTCGATACCGAAGCTCCTGTTATTGACCTCGTTGAGATTCGCGGTGGAGCGGCAAAGACCAGATATCTTAACAATCCGATAACTCTGACTTTAACCGAAAACTGTTACAGTGGTGTTCCTTACCAGATTAAGATTTCCGAAGATGGAACCTTTGGCGATCCCGCTAAAGGTGACATTGCCTATCAATCTTATACTGGTGCCGAAACGCATACTTTTGACGTTGGCGATGGCCTGCGAAAAGTATATGTAATGATAAATGACCGTGCAGGTGGCGAAGATCTTGATTCCGCTACCATTATCCTCGATCGTGAGAAACCGACCGGTGTTCTGGAAATCGTAGGTGATCCTGCTTGCGGCGCGGCCGCCGGTTATACCTGTTCGCAGACTGGCAATACTCTTGAGGTTACCGCTATTTCCGGTGATGCTGTTTGGGTGAGATTCCGCAACTGCGCTCCTTCCATGGAAACATCATGGATAGCGATTACTCCTCCCACCATTTTCTATAACCCGTGGACCTTACATTCAGCGGGCGAAGGAACCAAGTGTGTGGAAATGCAGTTGAAAGATGATGCCGGTAATAAATCGGCTTGGATTTCCGACGATATCATCCTTGATACCACGCCTCCGCTCTGGTCGTCAATGGGAAGCCCGTCATTTACTGCGGTGCCTTCCGAAGGTGACGGCAGTAAGAACGGTTGGCCGGCCAGTGTCGATCTAAGCTGGTCCGAGCATACGAATGCTCAGATGTACGGCGTAAACTGGCAACGAACGAACGATTATCCTCAATATGATGACGTTCTTCCGACCCATCCGCCGACCATTACATCTGACTTCGTTGGCGCTCATGATATTGCCGGATTAGAGCATACCTTTGTCGCCGAAGATATGGTTCCGGATATTTATTACTTCAGCCTCTTTATCAGAGATGATGCGGGTAACTGGAGTACAGATTATCTGACGACAGAAGGCCAGAACTACTTCGGCGCCGACTTCAATGTGGACGGTGAGATTGAGTTCTCAGAATTCCTTACCATGGCTAACGCCTTCTATGCTCTTGAGGCTAAGACCGGTGTCTGGAATGACACTTGCGATATCGGTCCGACGACAACTGGAGATTATAATGGCTATACTACAGTCGATGGCAAGATTGACTTCGATGACTTCCTGATCTTCCTCTTCTCATTCGATGCCATGGCTGCTGAGAAGAGCATCGGTCGCAATCCTGTGATTGCCAAACCGGCCATTGGAGATGTCACTATCTCGGCTGAGATTCCTCAGGAATTCAAAGCCGGCGATGATGTCTATGCGACAATTCGCGTCAATGAATCCGCATCGGTCAAGGCTCTCAGCCTGACAATGACCTATGATACGGATTTATTGGAAGCGGTCTCAATTGAAACCGGTGAGATGTTTGATAATGACCGGGCGGTTCTGGTTAACCAGATCAATGGTTCCACAGTTAATATTGATGGCGCCATATTTGGTCAGGATAATCAGTTCGAATCATCCGAGATTGCGGTAATCAAATTCCGCGCCTTACAAGACGGCAGCTTCGAATTCTCAGAGCCTGAAATGGATTTGAGAGATTTCAATAATAATCATATCGATGTTGCCTTTAGTTCGGTTTACTCATCGGGTGCATTACCTGAAGTATTTTCAATATCTCAAAACTATCCCAATCCGTTTAACCCGACAACCACTATTGATTTCGCTCTTGCCCATTCCACCGAATGGCGAGTTGAGATATTCAATATTGTTGGGCAATCGGTTATGACCTTCTCCGGTAACGACGGTCCAGGCATGGTTAACATAACCTGGGATGGCAGCGACCATAATGGTGAAAAGGTTGCTTCCGGTATTTACTTCTACAGGGCCAGTGCGAATAACAATGGGTATGTCAAGACCCAGAAAATGGTTCTGATGAAGTAA
- a CDS encoding dockerin type I repeat-containing protein yields MLTMKSLIIIPIVLLVGTIMWASGDVAAQSLYLTPDSVKISSGQSETFDIELWADDAVSGMNLYTVYINYNKELLDLSYLADSTFWICAAFNVDTTCLDSFCTDWFYDSIPTDSICLTYLEDSTCVDSVYFEWLVDTLCIDSIYVVETYDSTCMDSVFLEWWVDSTAIDSICIEWRTIDYTCIDSMFVEWEVDSSAIDSQFIEWDVDSTAIDSACTEWQVDTTCIGTWTCIEWDGETCIDSVCSEEQIDSTCIGLWEYTAWDLDSTYINDWVIIEWFVDSTYFNDWVCLEWDPVQECVTWEATAWHLDSTLYNNWHCTVWDVDTTVVDAWVCTEDQFDSTYFNDWICQAWDPEHIFICLGWNYTAWDVDSTCGGGYECTYAIYDSTCVGDSVEADPVSANKMNVDTTQYPVDEGPLMHPPNAVTVPFYSRFNEDSTRLIIESLIFWERIAVDGPGHLATIHLKNIGSGIHHMTIDSIYVSDVDGVELPVSGEGSVLLLNAPPQEFNLIQPVNLFEMEFEIGDSLSFSWGEAVSYYDLDPIIYELQISDTPDFTPGPDTKVFSGIIGTSIKLDATSDLGVGQLYWRVKAISSYGAERLSTQTDWSIILSSLMLPPGEFDLTIPIHDNHINTIDGQDEEFNWTKPASSIPDDTLTYLLHIWLEDEDPEFEDIILDNLDTNYAPIPLSNFDLYFAYNWRAKCINRVGLSTWSSQTFRMSFYVRGDANVDDNVNIGDAVYIINHVFKGGPGPAQTLYGDANCDGELNVGDAVYLINHVFKGGSPPCSD; encoded by the coding sequence ATGTTAACAATGAAATCTTTGATTATCATCCCGATTGTCCTCCTTGTGGGGACGATTATGTGGGCGAGCGGGGATGTTGCGGCTCAATCATTATATCTGACGCCGGATTCGGTCAAAATATCGAGCGGTCAGTCAGAAACATTTGATATCGAACTTTGGGCCGACGACGCGGTATCGGGAATGAATCTCTATACCGTATATATAAATTACAATAAAGAACTTTTAGATTTATCTTATCTGGCCGATTCGACATTTTGGATCTGCGCGGCTTTTAACGTCGATACCACCTGCCTCGATTCATTCTGCACCGATTGGTTTTATGATTCAATACCCACCGATTCAATCTGCCTTACATATTTGGAGGATTCGACGTGCGTTGATTCAGTATATTTCGAGTGGTTGGTTGATACGTTATGCATCGATTCAATCTATGTAGTTGAAACTTATGACTCTACCTGCATGGATTCTGTATTTCTCGAATGGTGGGTTGATTCCACGGCAATCGATTCGATCTGTATTGAATGGCGGACTATAGATTATACCTGTATTGATTCCATGTTTGTGGAATGGGAAGTGGATTCATCTGCCATAGATTCTCAATTTATCGAATGGGATGTTGATTCTACTGCCATTGATTCAGCCTGTACGGAATGGCAGGTCGATACTACCTGTATCGGAACCTGGACTTGTATTGAATGGGATGGGGAAACGTGTATAGATTCGGTGTGCTCCGAAGAACAGATAGATTCCACCTGCATCGGCCTATGGGAATATACTGCCTGGGATTTGGATTCAACTTATATAAATGACTGGGTTATAATTGAATGGTTTGTTGATTCCACCTATTTTAATGATTGGGTATGCCTGGAGTGGGACCCTGTTCAGGAATGCGTCACCTGGGAAGCGACAGCCTGGCATCTCGATTCAACTCTTTACAATAATTGGCATTGTACCGTTTGGGATGTCGACACTACGGTCGTCGATGCGTGGGTATGTACGGAAGATCAATTCGACTCAACTTATTTTAACGACTGGATATGTCAGGCCTGGGATCCGGAGCATATATTTATCTGTCTGGGTTGGAATTATACGGCCTGGGACGTCGATTCGACCTGTGGTGGGGGTTATGAATGCACTTATGCCATTTATGATTCAACTTGCGTTGGAGATTCGGTAGAAGCAGATCCCGTTTCCGCCAATAAGATGAATGTCGATACAACTCAGTATCCCGTGGATGAGGGACCGTTGATGCATCCGCCTAATGCCGTAACAGTACCTTTTTATTCCCGATTTAATGAAGATTCGACCAGGCTTATTATCGAATCATTGATATTCTGGGAGCGTATCGCTGTTGACGGTCCGGGACATCTGGCGACTATTCATCTAAAAAATATTGGCAGCGGTATCCATCATATGACCATTGATTCGATTTATGTCAGCGATGTAGATGGTGTTGAATTACCGGTATCGGGAGAAGGGAGTGTTTTACTCCTAAACGCGCCGCCTCAGGAATTTAACCTGATACAACCAGTCAACCTGTTTGAAATGGAATTCGAAATAGGAGATTCCCTGAGTTTTTCATGGGGAGAAGCGGTTTCGTATTATGATTTGGATCCGATTATATACGAGCTACAAATTTCGGATACTCCGGATTTCACTCCCGGGCCGGATACAAAAGTCTTTTCCGGAATTATCGGAACCTCGATAAAACTCGATGCCACCTCCGATCTCGGAGTGGGGCAATTGTATTGGAGAGTAAAGGCGATAAGTAGTTATGGAGCCGAGAGATTATCGACGCAAACAGATTGGTCGATCATTTTAAGCTCATTAATGCTTCCACCGGGAGAGTTTGATTTAACGATTCCTATTCATGACAATCACATTAATACTATAGACGGACAGGATGAAGAATTTAACTGGACCAAACCCGCTTCGAGTATTCCTGATGATACCCTGACTTACTTACTTCATATTTGGCTGGAAGACGAAGATCCTGAATTCGAAGACATAATCCTTGATAATCTGGATACGAATTACGCTCCGATTCCGTTGAGCAATTTTGATCTCTATTTCGCCTATAATTGGAGAGCCAAATGTATCAATCGCGTGGGCTTATCGACCTGGTCAAGCCAAACTTTTAGAATGAGTTTTTACGTGAGAGGCGACGCCAATGTAGATGATAACGTCAATATCGGGGATGCGGTTTACATTATAAATCATGTTTTTAAGGGAGGGCCAGGACCGGCCCAAACTCTATACGGGGATGCCAACTGCGACGGAGAACTCAATGTGGGGGACGCTGTTTATTTAATAAATCATGTATTTAAAGGAGGCTCACCCCCGTGCTCTGATTGA
- a CDS encoding glycoside hydrolase family 130 protein produces MHRYPHNPILTRNDIPPIQPHLIDVSSVFNPGAIIHNGKTVLLLRVQNRGRETFLMKASSPDGYKFEIDSHEIILNGIEKIESDIFHIYDPRIIYLDSRYYIVVTMDLESGCRLGLIVTDDFEKFDFLGILFDEDSRNGVLFPDKINGKYIMLDRPNVIRMVGNAPTGSAIRLMESDDLLTWWQSKILMKGKEHYWDELIGAGPPPIKTEQGWLLIYHGVATHFASSNIYQAGVALLELSNPGEIISRGKYNILEPREDYELIGQVPNVIFPTGAVVPGLPLGDTAKRKDELWLYYGAADTSICLATDKIGDLIDACFAGS; encoded by the coding sequence GTGCATCGTTACCCACATAACCCAATCTTAACCAGAAATGATATACCCCCAATCCAACCCCACTTGATTGATGTCAGTTCGGTTTTCAATCCCGGAGCGATAATTCATAACGGCAAAACGGTTTTATTGCTCAGAGTGCAAAATCGGGGCCGGGAAACCTTTCTCATGAAGGCAAGCAGCCCAGATGGCTACAAGTTTGAAATTGATAGTCATGAGATAATACTCAACGGTATAGAGAAAATAGAATCCGATATTTTTCATATTTATGATCCCCGGATAATATATCTCGATAGCCGTTATTACATCGTCGTCACGATGGATCTGGAATCCGGCTGCCGACTTGGTCTGATTGTTACCGATGATTTCGAAAAATTCGACTTTTTGGGCATTTTGTTTGACGAAGATTCTCGTAACGGAGTTTTGTTTCCGGATAAGATTAACGGCAAATATATAATGTTGGATCGACCTAATGTGATTCGAATGGTTGGCAACGCTCCAACCGGTTCGGCCATCAGACTCATGGAATCCGATGATCTTTTGACTTGGTGGCAATCAAAAATCTTAATGAAAGGGAAAGAACATTATTGGGATGAACTTATCGGAGCCGGACCTCCGCCCATTAAAACCGAGCAGGGCTGGCTTTTGATTTATCACGGGGTCGCCACCCATTTTGCCTCTTCAAATATTTATCAAGCGGGTGTTGCCCTTCTCGAATTATCTAATCCCGGGGAAATAATATCGCGCGGCAAATATAATATTCTGGAGCCGCGCGAAGATTATGAACTGATCGGCCAGGTGCCCAATGTAATTTTCCCCACAGGGGCGGTAGTGCCCGGATTACCCCTCGGAGATACCGCGAAACGCAAAGACGAACTATGGCTTTATTATGGCGCCGCTGATACTTCCATCTGCCTTGCCACCGATAAAATAGGTGACTTGATCGATGCCTGCTTTGCCGGTTCGTAA
- a CDS encoding carbohydrate-binding family 9-like protein — MRINLCIVYLICVLLLLSCQTNFDGAKTKKISDDSFPIPQIDFSPKNYICYMTSGTINIDGKLDKRCWSLAPWTDCFIDIEGNNKSKPRFKTRAKMLWDSSCFYIAAEMEEPHVWGKLQKRDAVIYHDNDFEVFIDPDGDTHEYYELEVNALNTQWDLLINKPYRDGGPAINAWDIQGLKTAVYIDGTINNPGDIDRGWSIEIAIPWNVLKQCAHRPAPPKNGDIWRVNFSRVEWQTFIDDGQYIKQTDSAIGKILPEDNWVWSPQGLIAMHYPEMWGYVQFSNTVVGDGEDVFIDPKNASARWFLRKLYYAEQTHRMQYGHFTIDLSSLNLDVTAIEGYIWPPDVSISETQFEVILKSSGQNSNLHITQDGRIWSSEN, encoded by the coding sequence ATGAGAATAAATTTATGTATTGTATATTTAATCTGTGTGTTATTACTCCTGTCCTGTCAAACCAATTTCGATGGGGCGAAAACAAAAAAAATCTCTGATGACAGCTTTCCCATTCCTCAAATAGATTTCTCGCCGAAAAATTATATCTGTTACATGACATCAGGCACCATAAATATAGATGGAAAATTGGATAAGCGTTGCTGGTCGCTCGCGCCGTGGACGGATTGTTTTATCGATATCGAAGGAAATAATAAATCGAAACCCCGGTTTAAGACGCGGGCCAAAATGCTCTGGGATAGCTCCTGTTTTTACATCGCCGCCGAAATGGAAGAACCCCATGTCTGGGGCAAACTCCAAAAGCGAGACGCCGTCATTTACCATGATAACGATTTTGAAGTCTTTATTGATCCGGATGGTGATACGCATGAATATTATGAACTGGAAGTAAACGCTCTTAATACCCAATGGGATTTATTGATTAACAAACCCTACCGCGACGGCGGCCCGGCCATTAATGCCTGGGACATTCAGGGCTTGAAAACAGCTGTTTATATCGATGGGACAATAAACAATCCCGGTGATATTGACCGCGGTTGGAGCATTGAGATAGCGATTCCCTGGAATGTTCTGAAACAATGTGCCCATCGCCCCGCCCCACCCAAAAACGGAGATATCTGGCGAGTCAATTTCTCGAGAGTAGAATGGCAAACCTTCATCGACGACGGACAATATATAAAGCAAACCGATTCCGCGATAGGGAAGATTCTTCCCGAAGATAACTGGGTCTGGTCGCCGCAGGGACTAATCGCGATGCATTATCCCGAAATGTGGGGATACGTTCAATTCTCAAATACCGTTGTCGGCGATGGAGAAGATGTATTTATCGATCCGAAAAACGCTTCGGCTCGATGGTTTCTTCGCAAATTGTATTATGCTGAACAAACCCATCGGATGCAATACGGCCATTTTACAATCGATTTATCCTCATTGAATTTGGATGTTACGGCCATCGAAGGTTATATTTGGCCGCCCGATGTATCTATATCAGAAACTCAATTTGAGGTCATACTAAAATCATCGGGTCAAAATTCGAATCTTCATATTACTCAGGATGGCAGAATCTGGAGTTCCGAAAACTGA